One Streptomyces sp. CG4 genomic window, CGGGCCGAACCGGCCGCCCCTGCTCAGCACCACCGGATCGTGCCGCAACGCCGCACGGACCTCGGCCAGCGCGCCCACCATGCCGCTGATCTTCTCCGCGAACACCTCCTCGCCCGTGCTCGCGTACGCCTGCGCCAGCATGGTGAGGAAGTGCCCGGTGTAGTGCCCGCGCAGATTGCCGTCGGCCTCCCCGTCCAGCCCCTCCCAGCCACCGGGCGCGACGGCGCCGCCCGTGTCCAGGCCCGCGGTGGCCCGGAAGACCTGGAGCAGCCGGTTCACGTCGTACCCACGGGCGTGTTCGAGCACGAGAGCCCGCTTGTCGGCGAACAGGCCCGGTCCGAGGGCCACGTCCGCGAGGGCGAACGGCCGGAGAGGGGGGTGCGGGGGCATGGGGTCCTTGTTGGAGCCGCTCGGGTGTGTTCGAGTGTGTCCGGCATTTCGTATGTGGTTCGCGAAGCCGACCAGACGATAGAGAAGGGTCGAAGGGGCGTCAACAGTCCTGTCGGGTACGGATGTTGCCGGTCAGGTGGTGCCGGTCAGGCGGGTGTCCCGCGGAGCCACGCGTACGCCGACTGCGCCGTGAACTCCGGCTGGCCGCCGCGCAGCAGCAGGCCCGCGGTGGCGAACTCGGGTGCGTCGGCCTGCGCGGGCACGTACGGGATCGCGATGCAGCGCATGCCGGCCGCGTGGGCGGCGGCCGCGCCCGGTGCCGCATCCTCCAGGACCACGCAGTGCGCGGGGTCCGCGCCGAGCCGCCGGGCCGCCTCCAGGAAGACGTCGGGGGCGGGCTTGCCGTGCGGGACCTCGTCGGCCGAGACCGCCGTACGCAGGAACGCGTCCAGGCCGGTGCCCGCCAGGATCGCGTCGATGGTCTCCGGAGAGGAGCCCGAGGCGACCGCCATCGGCACGCCTTCGGCGGCCAGCAGTTCCACGAACTTGCGCATCTCCGGATACACGCGTGTGTGGGCGCGGGCCAGTTCCAGGTAGCGCCGGTTCGTCGCGGCCAGCAGTTCGTCCAGCGGGGCGCGCAGGCCGTAGCGCTCCCGCCAGATCGCCGCCGTCTCCCGGGTGCTGATCCCGACGTAGCTCTGGTGGTCCGCCCAGGTGTAGTCGGGGACGCCGTGCTCGGCCAGGATCTGCCGGCTCGCCTTGTAGTAGTTCGGCTCGCTGTCCACCAGCGTCCCGTCGAGATCGAAGATGGCCGCGAGGGCGCCGAGCTCGCTCATGCCGTCCAGCATGCCAAGGGGCGGGCCGTCAGGTGCGAGCCGACCGGCCCACCGACTCCACCAGCGGCAGCAGCCGGTACGGGACGCGCTCGCGCAGCGCGACCTCGGTGCGGGTGCGCACCACGCCCGGCAGGCTGATCAGCTTCTGGATGACGTCCTCCAGATGGGCGTTGTCCCGGCCCACCACCCGGGCGAGCAGATCCCCGCCGCCCGTGATCGAGAACGCCTCCACGATCTCCGGCACGGCGGCCAGCGCGTCCCCCACGTCGTCCAGGTGGCCCTGGGTGACCTCGATGTGCACGAACGCCAGCACCGGATGGCCGAGGGCGGAGGGGGAGAGGGAGGGGCCCGTGCCGGTGATCACCCCGTTCCGTTCCATGCGCTCCAGCCGGGCCTGGAGCGTGCCGCGGGCGACGCCGAGGATGCGGGCGTACTCGCGCACGCTGGTGCGCGGCTGCTCCAGGAGCAGCCGCAGGATGCGGGTGTCGAGTTCGTCCACGGCCATGATGGACGACTGTACCAATGGCTCAGCGGCCAGGCGTCCGGGTATGCCGTCCGACCTGGTCCGTTGGCTTTCCGGTCGGCGTGATCGCCCGCGCTCCGCTGGGCCAATGGCTCAGCGATTCGGAGCACGCTTGAGCCAGTGACCTCGGTGATGCTCTCATGGACACGTCGATGGCGCTGCGGGTCCCCGCGGCGCCTTTTCCGTGCCGGTGTTCCCTGGGGAGGGCAGCAGTGCTGAAGAGGATGTTCGTGGCTCCGGACCCGGGCCGGGCGCGGTTGCGCTTCGCCGCGCGGGCCGTCCTCGGCACCGGCCTGGCGGTCGCCGTCTGTCTTCTCGCCGGACACTCCGTCGTCGGCGCGGTCACCGGTGGCCTCGCCGCGCTGCTCACCCTGTTCACCGTCGCCGACCCGACCGTGCGCGGACAGGCGGTCACCACCGCGCTGCTGCCCGCCGTGGGCGTGCCGGTGCTGGCCGCCGCGGCCGAGCTGCACGCCGTTCCCGTCGCCCGCGACCTGGCCTTCCTGGCCGTCGTCGGCGCCGGGGTGTACGCGCGCCGCTGGGGCCCGCGCGGGCACAGCCTCGGCGTGTTCGCCTTCATGACCTTCTTCGTGGCCCAGTTCCTGCACGCCACCCCGGCGCAGCTGCCCCAGCTGTACGCCGCCGTCCTGCTGTCCGTGCTCAGCGCGGCCGTGGTGCGCTTCGGCGTGTGGTGCTACGAGCGCCGGCTGCCCCCGGCCCCCGTACCCGCCCCGCCCGCCGGACGGGGCCTGGCGCGGGTGACCACCCGGCAGGCCGTGCAGGCGACCGCGGGTGCGGGCTTCGCGCTGGTCGTGGGCCAGCTGGTGTCCGGGCAGCGCTGGTACTGGGCCGTCGGCGCCACCTGGTGGATCTTCGTCAACACCGCCTCGCGCGGCGAGACGCTGGTCCGCGGCTTCCGCCGGGTCCTCGGCACGGTGATCGGCATCTGCCTGGGCTTCCTCGTCGCCGTACCCGTGGGCGGGGCGCCGGTCCCGACGGCCGTCCTCGTCGCCGTCGCGGTCTTCGGGATCTTCTACACGGCCGCCGTCTCCTACACCTGGATGATGCTCTGCGTGACCCTGCTCGCCGAACTGCTCTACGGCCTCCTCGGCGTCCTGAGCCCCGGCCTGCTCGCGCTGCGCGTCGCCGAGACCGGAGTGGGCGCGCTCGGCGCCGCGCTCGCCGTGCTGTTCGTCCTGCCGGTCACCACCCACGCCATCACGGACGCCTGGATCCAGCGGGCGCTGCGCTGCGTCCACGCCTGCACGGCAGAGGTCGCGGCCCGGCTCGGGGGTTCCGCGACCGCCGACCCGGCGCCGCGCGTGGCCGAACTGGAGCAGTTGCTCGGCCGGGTACGGCTTTCGGTGGCCCCGCTGGTCCATCCGCTGAACCCGATGCCGGCCCGCAAAGCGCGCGCCCGCCGCGTCCTAGCGCTCCTCGACGACTGCGCCCGCGAGGTCCGTGGCCTGGTGGCGGTCGCCGCCGATCCCGAGGCTTCCCACGATGCCCGGCTGACCGCGGCCTGCCGGCGGGTGGAGGCCGCGGTCGAGGCGCTCACCACGAGCCGCCCGGAGCCCGTCCACCACCCCGCCGAGCCGCCCGCCGAACCCGCGCTGGCCCACCTGTACGGCCTGGAACGAGCCCTCGCCGACTTGGCCGAGCCCCTGCGGGCTCCGTCGGGGTCGCGGTTGGTGGGGGTGTGAGGTGGTGCCCGTCGGTGGGTGTGGCTGGTGGGGACGTCGGGCGGTGCCCGTCGAGGGTTGGCTGGTCGGGGTGTGAGGCGGTGCCGTCGAGGGGCGTGGCTGGTGGAGGTGTGAGGCCGTGCCCGTCGGGGGTGTGGCTGGTGGGGGTCTGAGGCGGTGCCCGTCGGGGGGCTGGTCGGGGTCCGAGGCGGGTGCCGTCGAGGGTGTGGCTGGTCGGGGTCTGGGTCAGGCACCTTCGGGACGCGGCTCGTGGGCGCCTGAGACGGGCGCCTTCGGAGGTGTGCGGCGCCGGTGCATGGGCGCGCGAGGAAAACCGGGGAAAACAATCTCGCCCCACACCCGCCCCTTGGTCTAGACCGCCTTGATCGACTGCTACCGTCGGCCCCGGACGGGCTCGACCGAGAGGGGACAGCGGTGGCACAGGGCGGCAGGTCCGGCAGGCGCCGGGCGTTCATCGGCTCCTTCACGGCAGCGGGCGGCCCCGGCCTCGTGACCGCCGATGTCGTGCCGGAGGGCGGCGCCCTCACCCTCGGCATCGCCGTGAACGACGTACGCGACCCGTCCTACCTGGTCCTGTCGCCGGACGGCGGGACGCTCTACGCGGTCAGCGAGATCGCGGAGGGCGCCGTAGCCGCCTACCGTGTCGACGGCGACCGGCCGGAACTCGCCGGACCGACCGTGTCGGTGGACGGCAGCGGACCGACTCACCTCGGCCTGTACGCAGGGCACGTGCTGACCGCCAACTACGGCTGCGGCAGCGTCACCGCCGTACCCCTGCGGCCGGACGGCACGCTCGCCGCAAAGCCCTCCGGACGGCTCCAGCACACCGGCTCCGGCCCGCACGACCGGCGGCAGCGCGGCCCGCACGCCCATCAGGTGCAGGCCGACCCGAGCGGGCGGTGGGCCGTGAGCGTCGACCTCGGCACGGACTCGGTACGGGTCTGCACCCTCGCGGACGGCGCTCCCGCCCTGCACCGCGAGTTCGCCCTGCGCCCCGGCTCCGGCCCCCGCCATCTGGCGTTCCATCCGGACGGCGCGCACGCCTACGTCGTCAACGAACTCACCCCGACGGTGACCGTGTGCCGCTGGGACGCCGAGGCGGGCTCCCTCAGGCCGCTGACCGAGATCCCCGTGCTGCCCGGCGCCCCGGCCGGCGACGCCTATCCGTCGGGGATCGTGGTGTCGCCCGACGGCCGTTTCGTATGGACCGCGACCCGTGGCGAGGACGTCCTGTCGGTCCTCGCCGTCGAGGGCGACGGACTCCGGCTGATCGGCACGGTGCCCTGCGGCGGCCGCTGGCCACGCGCGCTCGCCGAACGCGACGGCTTCCTCTACACGGCCAACGAGCGCTCCGGGGACGTGGCGTGGTTCGCCGTCGACGAGACGACGGGACTGCCCCGCTACGACGGCGCGGTACGGGTCCCCGCGGCCTCCTGCATCGTCTTCGGCTGAGGTCTTGCGCGGCGCGGCGCGGAGTCATCGGCTGAGGCGTGGCGGTCATGGTGTGGTCGGCCGAGGTGTGGTCGGCCGAGGTCTGGCCGAGCCGGCATCGTCCGCTGTATCCCGCACGGCACGGCGTCGTCGGCTGAGGCCCCGGCACGGCGGAGGGCCCGCTCCGAAGTGTGGAGCGGGCCCTCCGCCGTACGGGTGCCGTGGGCGCGGGTCAGCGGACCGGCATGCCCTGGGGCTGCTGGGGGGTGATGCCCAGCGCTGTCGTGTACTTGGCGAGGGCGAGCTTGCCGATCGCCGGGTACGCGCCCAGCGCCTCGGCCGTGGCACAGCCCGCCTCCTGGGCGGCCGTCGCCAGCAGCGCCGGGTCGATCTCCGGGCCGATCAGATACGGCGCCAGGGCCAGCTGCTGCGAGCCTGAGGAACGCAGCTGCTCGGCGACGGAGGCGATCGAACCGTCCTGGTCCAGGGCCGCGGCCATCACCGGCACGGCCAGGCGCGCGGCGAGCAGCATGCCGGTGATCCCGGCCGCCTGCACCGCCTCCTCGCCCCCCACGGACGCCAGGATGATGCCGTCCGCGGCGGTGGCCACGGTGAACAGGCGCGCACGGTCGGCGCGGGCCAGACTCGCCTCGGACAGTCGCACGTGCAGCGCCTCGGCGAGCAGCGGGTGCGGACCGAGGACGTCGGTCAGATCGGCCGCGACCCGGCTGTCCATCACGGCCTGACGGATCTGCCGCAGCAGGGCACTGTCCGGACCGGCCAGCAGCGGCACGACGACGGCGACCGGGCCGTCGGGCTCCTTGACGCCTTCGAGCCCGGCGGCGACGGCCTGCTCGTAACGGGCCGCCCGCTCCTCCGCGGCCCGCGCCAGCACGGACCGAAGCGTGGGGAACTCGGCGTCGTCCCCGTCCAGGTACCCGATCCGGGCGTCCAGTCCGGGCAGCTCGGAGCGGGCGATGCTCACGACCTCCTCGGCGAGGCCGCGCGTGGCAGCGCTGGGCGCACCGGGCACCGCGAGGGCGAGCGTGGGCGCGCCCTCGGGAGCCACCAGCGGCTCCGGGCGGCGGTGCCGTCCGGGCTGGCGGGGTCGCGGCATTCGTACTGGCAGGCCGGACTCGGGTCCAGTGGGGGAGCTCATGGCGCCGCATGTTACTGGCTTCGGGGGTTCCTCCGTTCGGGGAGGGTGCAGGTGAGCGGTTTCCGTCCGGTTTTGTCTGATGAGTTACACGCTAAGGACACATGTTCCGGGCACGTGCCGAGCACATGGGGCGACAAAAGCTCCATAAGGGGGAACAGGCCGCTTTTACGGTGAACTCAATAGTGAACTCAATCCCGTCGTACGGAGATCACATGGAGCATGGTCGATTCACCCGGCAGGGTGAGCCGCCCGGCCGCCAGATCGGTCGCGATCCGTACCGAGCCGTGCAGCGGATCACCCTCGGCCGGTACCTGCCGGGCATGCGGCAGCCGGGCCGCCAGCTCCTCCCGCAGGGGGTCGAGGAGGGGGTCGCCCAGGCGGAACAGTCCACCGGTGAGCGCCACTTGCGGTACCCCCTGCGCCGGGCACACGGCCGCGGCCGACTCGGCCATGTGCCGGGCCGCGGCCCGCAGGATGCGCGCGGCGACCGGGTCGTGCGCGGCGCACCCGGCCACCTCGGGTGCGAAGGAGGCCAGTACGGCGGGCCGGTCGGAGCGGGGATAGAGCTGCCCCGGCAGGCCGGGCACCGGGCCGAACCGCTGCTCCGCGCAGCCCAGCAGCGCAGCGGAGCCGCCGTCCCGGCCGTCGTGGGCGCGCAGCGCCGCCTCCAGGCCGGCCCGTCCGATCCAGGCGCCGCTGCCGCAGTCGCCGAGCAGATGCCCCCAGCCGTCGGCCCGTCGCCAGGACGTCAGATCGGTGCCGACGGCGATCAGCCCGGTGCCCGCGGCGAGCACCGCGCCCGGACGCGGCCCGAGGGCGCCGACATAGGCGGTGACGGCGTCGGCGGCGAGCGCTACGCGCCGTACGCCCAGCTCGCGGGCGAGGGCGCCCGGCAGTTCCGCCCGCAGCTCGTCGCCCAGGCTGGCGAACCCGGCGGCGCCGACGACGGCCGTGTCCAGCGCGTCCACTCCGGCCTCAACGGCCAAGGCGCGGGCCAGCGGGACGAGTTGGGTCATCAGATGGCCCGGATCGATGCCCCGCGCACCCGTGCGAACCGGTTCCCGTGACTCCCGCTGTGCGGCGGGTGCCTGGTCCGGCACACCGACGGCGACCCGGAGACCGGAGCCTCCGGAGTCCACCGCCAGATAGCCCGGGACGGTCACGGCAGGCGCCAGTCCACCGGCTGTCCGCCCTGCTGGACCAGCAAGTCGTTGGCGCGGCTGAACGGGCGCGAACCGAAGAAGCCGCGGTCGGCCGACATCGGTGAGGGATGCGCGGACTCCACTGCCGGCAGGCTGCCCAGCAGCGGCCGCAGATTGCGCGCGTCACGCCCCCACAGGATGGACACCAGCGGCTTGCCACGTGCCGCCAGCGCCCGGATCGCCTGCTCGGTGACCTCCTCCCAGCCCTTGCCGCGGTGGGCGGCCGGGCTGCGCGGCGCCGTGGTCAGCGCCCTGTTGAGCAGCAGGACGCCCTGCTGGGTCCACGGCGTCAGGTCGCCGTTGGCCGGCTGGGGCAGCCCCAGGTCGGTGTTCAGCTCACGGAAGATGTTGATCAGGCTGGGTGGCAGCGGGCGTACCTCGGGCGCGACCGAGAACGACAGGCCCACCGCGTGCCCCGGGGTCGGATACGGGTCCTGACCGACGATCAACACCCGTACGTCGTCGAAGGGCTGTTGGAAGGCCCGCAGGACGTTGGGTCCGGCCGGGAGGTAGGTGCGCCCCGCGGCGATCTCCGTGCGCAGGAAGTCGCCCATCTCGGCGATCCGTCCGGCGACGGGTTCCAGGGCCTTCGCCCAGCCCGGTTCGACGATTTCATGCAAGGGTCGTGGTGCCACGGGCGTCACCCTACTGCCGCGCACAGGGAGGCGATCAAGCGATGGCCGAAGCTCGACGAGCCGACACCCCTTGCGGCCCGCCCGTGAGTCTCAGCCCGATGCCCCATGGGGCCGGTCCCCTCTCGGCTCATCACGTCTCGGTATGCCACCTCTCGATAGATCACCTCCCGGTAGATCACCTCTCGTCGTCACCTCTCGGTCGATCAGCTGTCCGTCGATCACGCCTCAGCCGATCACCGCCGCCCGTACGCACAGCACGTCCGGCAGATGTCCGGCCAGCTGCTGCCAGCTGTCGCCGTCGTCGGCCGACGCGAACACCTCGCCGTTGCGGTTGCCGAAGTACACGCCCGCCGGGTCGGCATCGTCCGTGCACAGGGCGTCGCGCAGGACCGTGCCGTAGTGATCCTCCTCCGGCAGGCCCTTGGCCAGCGGCTCCCAGGTCCGGCCCGCGTCCGTGGTGCGGAAGACCCGGCACCGGTGCTCGGCGGGCACCCGGTCCGCGTCGGCGTTGATCGGGAAGACGTAGGCCGTGTCGGCCCGGTGCGGATGGGCGGCCACCGCGAAACCGAACGTGGACGGCAGATCGGCGCCGATGTCGGTCCAGTGCGCGCCCGCGTCGTCGCTTCTGTACACCCCCCAGTGGTTCTGCAGATACAGCCGGTCCGGGTCGCCCGCGTCCTTGGCGATCTTGTGCACGCACTGGCCGAACTCCGGGTTCGGATCCGGCAGGAACACCGCGGACACACCGGAGTTGGACGGCACCCAGCTCGCGCCACCGTCGGTTGAGCGGAACACCCCGGCCGTCGAGACGGCCACGGTCACCGCCAGGGGATCGCGGGCGTCCGTGAGCACGGTGTGCAGGCCCTCACCGCCGCCGCCCGGCACCCAGCGCGAGCGCGTCGGATGCTCCCACAGGGGTCGGACCAGCTCGAAGCTCTCGCCGCGGTCCTCCGAGCGGTACAGCGCCGCCGGTTCCGTGCCCGCGTAGACCACGCCGGGCTCGGCCGCCGCCGGGTGCAGCTGCCAGACGCGCTCCAGGGAAGCACCGGTGTCCTTGGGGAACTTGACGGCAGGCCGGGGCGGTTCGGCCCAGGTGCGGCCGAGGTCGTCGGAGTGGAAGACCGACGGACCCCAGTGGGCGCTGTCGCCGCCCGCCAGCAGCCGCGGCCGGTCCTCGCGGGTGTCGATGGCGACCGAGTAGACCGCCTGTGCGTTGAAGTAGGGACTGTCGTCGAACTCCCAGGCGGCGCGGGCGCTTCGCCGCCCGATGAACAGCCCCTTGCGGGTGCCCACCGCCAGCAGTACCTCGGTCATGCCGATCACCTCCGGGACGCCTTCGTCCAGGTAGTAGTGAGACAGGTAGTCGTCGGTTATCGGCCAGTCTGCACCCCACCACTGACACTCTCCCCTGCCGTGCATGTTTCCGCAGGTCAGAGCGGTGTCGTCGGTAGCTGACGGAGATCGGCCGCGGTCCGTTGCGGCATGCGCCTGCGCGACCGGGGTGCCTCGTGCGACCGTCGAGGAGACGGCTTCGTGAGCAACGGGGCGATCTCCCGCGTATGGGAGGGCGTTCCGGCCGGTCGGTGCGCTCGTGAGGAGGATGCCTTTGAAGGCGATCCGTGGTCCGAAGGCGTGGCTGTGGCGCTGGCGGCGCAGCCCGCTCAAACGCCGGGCCGACGTGGTGGAGGCCTGGGTGCTCCTCGGTGCCTGGCTACTGACCGTCCTGGCGGGAGTCTCGGCCGGCCTTCTGGCGGCCCGCTCGGTGGAGCACGGACTCGCCGAGGAGCGGGCGGACTGGCGTCCCGTCGTGGCCCGTGTCGTGCGCCGCGCGCCGGGAACCTCCCCCGGACACGGTCACACCTCCGCCGGTGAACGGGTCTGGGCCAAGGTGCGCTGGACCGTGGCCGACGGCTCCGCCCACACCGGGCAGGTCCGGGTGCGGCCCGGCAGCAAGGCCGGCACGCCGGTCACCGTCTGGACCGACCCGCAGGGCCGTCTCGTCAACCGCCCCACCTCCGCCGCCGAGGCCGACTTCCGCGGCGCGCTGATCGGCTGCCTGGTGGGCGTGAGCGCGGCGGCCGTCCCCTTCGGCGCCGGCCTCGCCGTGCGCGGCCGGCTGGAACGGCGCCGCATGGCCGCCTGGGACACGGAATGGGCACGGCTGGGACCCCAGTGGGGCGGCTGGTCCGACCACGACCGCCGGTCCGGCTGAGGCCTGCCCTGAGTGTGTTGAGCCACCGCACCGGCTGAGCTGAGGCCTGCCCTGGGCGTGTTGGGCGATCACACCGGCTGAGCTGAGGCTTGCCCGGGGCGCGCCAGCCGCTGCGGCGGCTGAGGTCTGCCCCGGGTGGGTCGCTCTACGGCTCCGGCTCCGGCTCAGGCTTCCCGGCGTGTGCCGGTCCACCGCACCGGCTGAGGGCCGCCCGGGGTGCGCTCGTCCACGTCGCTCCACCGCACTGGTTGAGAGCCGCCCGGGGTGCGTTGCCCCACGTCGCTCCACCGCACCGATTGAAGCCCGCCCGGGGTGGGCTGTTCAGCCGCACGGGTGGAGTGTCCGCGTGCCCGAGGTGAACAGCCACCTCCCCCGAACTCGGCTGCTCGGGCGCGTGTCTGCCGTGCCGCTGCTGCATCTACATCTCCATCTCCGTCAGCGCCTTCCGGCAGGCTCTCAGCAGGGCTTCGTCCTCCGGTATGCCTCGGCCGCCGAATCCGCCCGCGTGGGCACGGTGGCGGCGTGGGGCGGACAACTCGGCCGCCACCAAGTGCCGTAGGGGCGCGGCGGCCGGGCCCATCGTGGTGAGGCAGTGGGCGATCGGGGTGCGGGTGTGCGGGTCCTCGGCCCAGGCCGCCCGGAACACGGGCAGGACCGGCTCAGGGTCCCCCTCGATGCGCCACAGCGCGCACGCGGCCGCCACCCGCTCCCGCGCGGGCCACGAGCGGGGCATCCGGCGCAGCGCGGGCAGCGCGGCGCGCGCGGCCGGCCCCAGTCGGCCGAGCTGACCTGCGGCCAGCCGCCGGTGCGCCGGATCACCCTGGGTCAACTCCCGTAGCAGCACCGGGAGTACGACGTCGACGTCCTCCCGCGCCGACCAGAGCGCGCCGGCCGCTGCGGCGGCGTGCCGGGTGCGCAGGAGCGCGCGGAGTGTCGGCGCTGCCTGAGCGGCGCCGCTCAGGGTCTCCAGGGTCCCGATGGCCTGGCCCGCGATCGCGTTCCGCGCCCCCAGCCGGTCGGGGGCACCCGACAGCAGCCGTAGCACCTCCGGGACCGCCTCCTCGTCTCCTACGGCCGCGACCGCGGCCAGCAGCGGGGCGGCGAGCCGGGCGGCGGCGGGGGAGGACAGCGGGATGCGGCGGAGCCGGTGCCGTAACGCGGGTGCGAGCGGGGCCGCGGCGGCGCCCAGGTGGGCCAGCTCGAAGCCCAGGTCCAGCGGTGCGGCTGGGCCGGCCAGCAGTTGGGCCAGGGGCGGGACCGCGCGCGGATCGCCGCTCCTGGCCAGCGCCTTGAGCGGCCCGCCCAGCGTGGGGGAGTCGCGCTCGAAGCGGTGCGTCCACAGGTCGGGGCGGGCGCGGACCAGTGCGTGCAGGGCGTCCGCGGCGGGCGCGGCCGACGTGCACAGTTCCGCCAGGACCGTCACCGCCGCGTCCCGCAACCGGTCCTGTTCCGCGTCCAGTTGAGCGCCGAGCAGCCGGACCGTGCCACTGTGGTCGCCGCGCCAGCCGCGCAGCAGTGCCGCCGCCATCCATACCCCGTTGCACCGGTCCACCGGGTCGGGACTGGTCAACTGCCCGCCGAGCAGTGCGGTCCGCTCGGTCACGCGGTCGCCGAGCGCGGTGTGCAGGGTGCGCAGCAGACGGGCGCCCTCCTCGTCGGACGGGCGCAGCCGCCGTATGCGCCCGACGAGGGTGTCGGCGGCGCGGGGCTCGGGCACCCGGGCTCGATGCGCCGAGCGCTCCCGCAGCAGCCGGACGGCCGTCGGCACCGGCTCTGCGGGCAGCCGGGCGGGCGCGACCAGCGCGAGCTGCCCGAGTGCGGCGAGCCGCAGCTCCGGCGCGTACGGCGGCGCACTGTGCTCGGTCAGGAGGTCCACCGCACCGTCGGCGTGCGCGGGGTACCGCCGGACGAACAGGCCCAGCGCCTCCGTGAGGGCGAGCAGGACGCGGTCGTCCCGCTCGGCCCGCAGCCGCTGCCGTAACAGGTCCAGGATCCGCGCGGGCTCGGCCAGGAAGTGCACGAGGGCCCCGGCACTCGCCCGGCGCACCGCCGGGTCCGGGTCCCCGGCGAGCCCGACGAAGACCTCGGCGCCCGCGCACACCGCCTCTCGCGCCCGCAGGTCTGCGTCCGCGCTCTGCGTGCCGATGCCGACCAGCAGTTCCACGATGCCGCCCCGGTCCGGCAGCTCCTCGCGGGCCACGAGCGAGAGCAGGAACGGGACGCAGGCCAGCGTCGAGTCGTACACACATCCCTGGTGGTACAGCGCGCCGTACATCCCGTCGAGCGCGGTCGCCCGCTCGGCGGTGTCCGCGGAGGCCAGCGCCCGTAACCACCCGGGCACGTCCTCCGCGCTGCCGTACGCGTGCTGCAGCGAGGCCCAGTCGACCTCGTCGATCCCCGTGAACACGTTGTCCTCCCCAGACGAGCGCCACCTGATCGCGAGTGTGCACCACGGCACTGACAACGGACCGGAACCGCGCGCTGACTGTGTGCGATCCGTCGGCTGTCACCGGCCAGTGTGGGAGGGCCCCGTGCCCGCCCGGCGGGAGGAGTGCGCGGGGCTCGTGCTCGCCCGGGGGAGGGATCAGTTCAGGCCGGGCAGCGCGCGCTCCAGGATGGTGTCGAGGCCGGAACCGGCGGGCAGGGTGCCGAAAGCGTGCCCCCAGTCGCCGCCCAGCCGGCTCGTGCAGAAGGCGTCCGCCACCGGGTGCGGGGCGTGCCGGACCAGCAGGGAGGCCTGCAGGGCGAGCGCCATCCGCTCGACCAGCCGGCGCGCGCCCACCTGGTCGGTTTCGGCCAACTCGTCCCTCAAGGACGCGGCGGTCGCGTCCAGGCGGGCGTCCGCCCCGCGCGCGAGGGCGAGTTCGGCGAACAGGGCCTCGGCGGTGTCCGGTTCACGGCCGAGGGCGCGCAGCACGTCCAGCGCGTTGACGTTGCCCGAGCCCTCCCAGATCGACAGCAGCGGAGCCTCCCGGTAGTGCCGGGGCATGCCGGAGTCCTCGACGTAGCCGTTGCCGCCCAGGCACTCCAGCGCCTCCGCGGTGAACGCCGGGCCCCGCTTGGTCACCCAGTACTTGCCGACGGCGGTGGCGATCCGCCGGAAGGCTCGCTCCCCGGCGTCCCCGCGCATCGCGCGGTCGGCGGCGCCGGCCAGCCGCAGCGTGAGCGTCGTCGCCGCCTCCGACTCCAGGGCGAGGTCGGCCAGGACGTTGCGCATCAGCGGCTGTTCGACGAGCCGGGCACCGAAGGCGCTGCGGTACCGGGCGTGATGGCCCGCCTCGACGAGCGTCTTGCGCATCAGCGTCGCGGAGGACATCACACAGTCCAGCCGGGTGCAGTTGACCATCTCGATGATGGTCTTCACACCCCGCCCCTCGGCACCCACCAGCCAGGCCACGGTCCGGTCGAACTCCGGCTCCGAGGACGCGTTGGAACGGTTGCCCAGCTTGTCCTTCAGGCGCTGGATGCGGAAGGTGTTGCGGCTGCCGTCCGGCAGCACGCGCGGCACCAGGAAGCACGACAGGCCCCCCGGGGCCTGCGCGA contains:
- a CDS encoding sialidase family protein, with translation MTEVLLAVGTRKGLFIGRRSARAAWEFDDSPYFNAQAVYSVAIDTREDRPRLLAGGDSAHWGPSVFHSDDLGRTWAEPPRPAVKFPKDTGASLERVWQLHPAAAEPGVVYAGTEPAALYRSEDRGESFELVRPLWEHPTRSRWVPGGGGEGLHTVLTDARDPLAVTVAVSTAGVFRSTDGGASWVPSNSGVSAVFLPDPNPEFGQCVHKIAKDAGDPDRLYLQNHWGVYRSDDAGAHWTDIGADLPSTFGFAVAAHPHRADTAYVFPINADADRVPAEHRCRVFRTTDAGRTWEPLAKGLPEEDHYGTVLRDALCTDDADPAGVYFGNRNGEVFASADDGDSWQQLAGHLPDVLCVRAAVIG
- a CDS encoding HEAT repeat domain-containing protein, whose product is MFTGIDEVDWASLQHAYGSAEDVPGWLRALASADTAERATALDGMYGALYHQGCVYDSTLACVPFLLSLVAREELPDRGGIVELLVGIGTQSADADLRAREAVCAGAEVFVGLAGDPDPAVRRASAGALVHFLAEPARILDLLRQRLRAERDDRVLLALTEALGLFVRRYPAHADGAVDLLTEHSAPPYAPELRLAALGQLALVAPARLPAEPVPTAVRLLRERSAHRARVPEPRAADTLVGRIRRLRPSDEEGARLLRTLHTALGDRVTERTALLGGQLTSPDPVDRCNGVWMAAALLRGWRGDHSGTVRLLGAQLDAEQDRLRDAAVTVLAELCTSAAPAADALHALVRARPDLWTHRFERDSPTLGGPLKALARSGDPRAVPPLAQLLAGPAAPLDLGFELAHLGAAAAPLAPALRHRLRRIPLSSPAAARLAAPLLAAVAAVGDEEAVPEVLRLLSGAPDRLGARNAIAGQAIGTLETLSGAAQAAPTLRALLRTRHAAAAAGALWSAREDVDVVLPVLLRELTQGDPAHRRLAAGQLGRLGPAARAALPALRRMPRSWPARERVAAACALWRIEGDPEPVLPVFRAAWAEDPHTRTPIAHCLTTMGPAAAPLRHLVAAELSAPRRHRAHAGGFGGRGIPEDEALLRACRKALTEMEM
- a CDS encoding DNA alkylation response protein — its product is MASIPAPPPSPSPSPSPSQSRSTSSSPPQYATHDVTNQAPPLAPYDASDDPALLEGLRREGAGWAEDGIRRLGAHAGSAEAQEWGELANRYEPVLRTHDRYGHRVDEVEFHPSWHHLMRTAVAEGLAGAPWADERPGAHVARTAGGLVWGHTEAGHGCPTSMTYAAVPALRAQPDLAKVYEPLLTSREYDPELRVPTEKPGLLAGMGMTEKQGGSDVRTNTTVATPTGEPGVYTLRGHKWFTSAPMCDVFLVLAQAPGGLSCFLVPRVLPDGSRNTFRIQRLKDKLGNRSNASSEPEFDRTVAWLVGAEGRGVKTIIEMVNCTRLDCVMSSATLMRKTLVEAGHHARYRSAFGARLVEQPLMRNVLADLALESEAATTLTLRLAGAADRAMRGDAGERAFRRIATAVGKYWVTKRGPAFTAEALECLGGNGYVEDSGMPRHYREAPLLSIWEGSGNVNALDVLRALGREPDTAEALFAELALARGADARLDATAASLRDELAETDQVGARRLVERMALALQASLLVRHAPHPVADAFCTSRLGGDWGHAFGTLPAGSGLDTILERALPGLN